The Pedobacter mucosus genome window below encodes:
- a CDS encoding DUF3858 domain-containing protein produces MLKLIVLLFCNWISISYAQTKPAEVKKEFKFGKINPKEFDTKSIGQDSAASAIKLFDVGECYFELSPNSGSFIYVFERHVRYKILNKNSYDLANFTIPLYKSSNSSKEDLNYLDGATYNMVDGKMLTSKLNKDAKFTEEYNKNYIIKKYALPNVKEGSIIEFKYRIKSDFIFTLRGWKFQSDVPTLWSEYNVRIPEYLNYKSNLSGYYQVNHPIHATVNASYLTGLNSSAVYDKYTTENVPALKDEPFVTTMDDYIPKIAFELRSTNFPQDIYRDFNGSWDKIIGSLAEDENFGLFINKNSYAKSVLPGILKGEKDSLAVAHLILNYVKNNIKWDNDFSYYASGTNPKTVFEKKTGSSADINLSLLNILKEAKIDAYPVLLSTRSNGEHPGYPVISLFNNVVIATKLGNKMYLLDATDKDLPFGMVERKNLSHQGFIINLKTLNGNWISTEPTIQNEIVYAYNFSLDKDNKLSGKINQYTKGYSALNLRDKYRKTNNETEYIKNFKVDKTGLELSNYKIINLDNLEELLTETMDVVIEDNVEEAGNLVYFSPLLFERTKENMFKHEERKFPVDFAYPFKETYRINLSFPDNYEVEKLPKGGTYKLPDDNGTFSISYLSEGKALMVRSVISVNKSLYTSDEYFDLKELFKMIVEKQAEQIVFKKKI; encoded by the coding sequence ATGCTCAAATTAATTGTCCTTTTGTTTTGCAATTGGATAAGCATCTCTTATGCGCAAACCAAACCAGCTGAAGTAAAGAAAGAATTTAAATTCGGAAAAATCAATCCAAAAGAATTTGACACGAAATCTATTGGCCAAGATTCTGCAGCCTCAGCTATAAAATTATTTGACGTAGGCGAATGCTATTTCGAATTAAGCCCTAACTCAGGTAGTTTTATTTATGTTTTTGAAAGGCATGTTCGCTATAAAATCTTAAATAAGAATAGTTATGATTTAGCCAATTTTACGATCCCTCTTTATAAAAGCAGCAATTCATCCAAAGAAGATTTAAACTACTTAGACGGAGCAACCTATAATATGGTTGATGGAAAAATGTTAACCAGCAAACTCAATAAGGATGCAAAATTTACGGAGGAGTACAATAAAAATTATATTATTAAAAAATATGCACTACCAAATGTAAAGGAAGGTTCTATCATAGAATTCAAATACCGAATCAAATCTGATTTTATTTTTACCTTACGAGGATGGAAGTTTCAATCAGATGTACCAACGTTATGGTCAGAATATAATGTAAGAATTCCAGAATACCTTAACTATAAGAGTAATTTAAGTGGTTATTATCAAGTAAATCATCCTATCCACGCCACTGTAAATGCTTCCTACCTAACGGGATTAAATTCAAGCGCTGTTTACGATAAATACACCACTGAAAATGTACCAGCTTTAAAGGATGAACCATTTGTGACTACGATGGATGATTATATTCCAAAAATTGCATTTGAGCTAAGAAGCACAAATTTCCCGCAGGATATTTATAGGGACTTTAATGGATCTTGGGATAAAATTATAGGTTCTCTCGCCGAGGATGAAAATTTTGGATTATTTATTAACAAAAACAGTTATGCAAAGTCGGTTTTGCCGGGAATATTAAAAGGAGAAAAAGATAGTTTAGCGGTTGCTCATCTCATTTTAAACTATGTAAAAAATAATATCAAATGGGATAACGATTTTTCGTACTATGCATCGGGAACCAATCCAAAAACTGTTTTTGAGAAAAAAACTGGCTCATCTGCAGATATTAATCTTTCCTTGCTAAACATCTTAAAAGAAGCAAAAATTGACGCTTACCCAGTATTATTAAGTACAAGATCCAATGGTGAACATCCAGGATATCCAGTAATATCGCTCTTTAATAATGTGGTGATTGCGACTAAACTAGGCAACAAAATGTATCTGCTAGATGCAACCGACAAAGACTTACCATTTGGAATGGTCGAAAGAAAAAACTTAAGTCACCAGGGTTTTATAATAAACCTTAAAACCTTAAATGGAAATTGGATTTCAACAGAACCAACTATACAAAATGAAATTGTGTATGCGTATAATTTCTCTTTAGATAAGGATAACAAGCTTTCAGGCAAAATAAATCAATACACAAAAGGTTATTCTGCTTTAAATCTGAGGGATAAATATCGTAAAACAAACAATGAAACTGAATATATCAAAAATTTTAAAGTAGATAAAACAGGTCTAGAATTGTCTAATTATAAAATTATTAATCTGGACAATTTAGAAGAGCTTTTAACGGAAACCATGGATGTTGTGATTGAAGATAACGTGGAAGAAGCAGGCAACCTTGTTTACTTTAGTCCACTACTTTTTGAGCGTACAAAGGAGAATATGTTCAAACATGAAGAACGAAAATTTCCAGTTGATTTTGCTTATCCGTTTAAAGAAACTTATAGAATAAACTTAAGTTTTCCTGATAATTATGAAGTTGAAAAGTTACCCAAAGGTGGTACCTACAAGTTGCCCGATGATAATGGAACGTTTAGCATAAGCTATTTATCAGAAGGTAAAGCATTGATGGTAAGAAGTGTAATAAGTGTAAATAAGTCACTTTATACATCAGACGAATATTTTGATTTAAAAGAACTATTCAAAATGATTGTAGAAAAACAAGCAGAGCAAATCGTTTTTAAAAAGAAAATTTAA
- a CDS encoding ferritin-like domain-containing protein, with protein MKNNELETKSELQDESLLNSTVGRRSFLQYAGASAAAIALVAAGCKKDRNFAAVPATGATLDFKDDFGVLNYAYALEQLEAAFYIQVASNPPSSFSAAEKAYFQDIQFHEIAHREFFKNALGTAAIGSLEVDFSTITFSDRTSVLGAAKAFEDLGVAAYNGAGVRLKTDAYLVLAGKIVSVEARHAAYIRDLISNGTFADLNDLTALGSNPAGALDGALTPDKVLAIAGKYVKTKINVINL; from the coding sequence ATGAAAAACAATGAACTAGAAACAAAGAGTGAACTTCAAGATGAAAGTTTATTAAACAGCACCGTAGGTAGAAGATCATTTCTTCAATATGCAGGTGCTAGTGCAGCAGCTATTGCTTTAGTTGCAGCCGGTTGTAAAAAAGATCGTAATTTTGCTGCAGTTCCTGCAACAGGTGCAACATTAGATTTTAAAGATGATTTCGGTGTATTAAATTATGCTTATGCTTTAGAGCAGTTAGAAGCAGCATTTTACATTCAAGTTGCCTCAAATCCACCATCATCATTCAGCGCTGCTGAGAAAGCTTATTTTCAAGATATTCAGTTTCATGAAATTGCACACAGAGAATTTTTCAAAAATGCATTGGGTACCGCTGCAATTGGAAGTTTAGAAGTAGATTTTTCTACCATTACTTTCTCTGATCGTACAAGCGTATTAGGTGCTGCAAAAGCATTCGAAGATTTAGGTGTTGCTGCTTACAACGGTGCTGGTGTGCGTTTAAAAACTGATGCATATTTGGTATTGGCTGGTAAAATTGTATCTGTAGAAGCTCGTCACGCTGCTTACATTCGTGATTTAATTTCTAACGGAACATTTGCTGATTTAAATGACTTAACTGCATTAGGATCAAATCCTGCAGGTGCATTAGATGGAGCTTTAACTCCTGATAAAGTTTTAGCGATTGCTGGTAAGTATGTTAAAACCAAAATCAACGTAATCAATTTATAA
- the mqnC gene encoding cyclic dehypoxanthinyl futalosine synthase, giving the protein MNTADLLQRALHFEFLSQEEGVFLYHNADTASLMFVANELRKIQVPSGKVTWQIDRNVNTTNVCIANCKFCNFFRRPGHEDSYITDIETYKIKIEETFRLGGDQLLLQGGHHPDLGLAFYADLFRKLKELYPDLKLHALGPPEIAHVAKLEGLSHTEVLKALKEAGMDSLPGAGAEILNDRVRRLISKGKCGGQEWLDVMRACHQLDITTSATMMFGHVETIEERFEHLVWIRQVQSEKPAEANGFLAFIPWPFQDDGTLLKRLRGITNNVTADEYIRMIALSRIMLPNVKNIQASWLTVGKATAQLCLHAGANDFGSIMIEENVVSAAGAPHRFTANGIQESIKAAGFQPQLRGQKYNYRDLPEQLEEQVITY; this is encoded by the coding sequence ATGAATACAGCCGATTTACTACAACGGGCATTACATTTCGAATTTTTAAGTCAAGAAGAAGGCGTTTTTCTTTATCATAATGCGGATACAGCATCGCTGATGTTTGTAGCAAATGAGTTGCGAAAAATACAGGTTCCGAGCGGCAAGGTAACTTGGCAAATTGATCGAAATGTAAACACTACAAACGTTTGTATCGCGAATTGTAAATTCTGTAACTTCTTTCGCAGGCCAGGCCATGAAGATAGTTACATTACAGATATTGAAACTTATAAAATTAAAATTGAAGAAACTTTTCGTTTAGGTGGCGATCAACTTTTATTACAAGGCGGTCATCATCCTGATTTAGGTTTAGCTTTTTACGCTGATTTATTTAGAAAATTAAAAGAATTATATCCTGATTTAAAACTTCATGCATTAGGTCCGCCAGAAATTGCACACGTAGCAAAATTAGAAGGATTAAGCCATACAGAAGTTTTAAAAGCATTAAAAGAAGCTGGCATGGATTCACTTCCAGGCGCTGGAGCCGAAATTTTGAACGATCGCGTAAGAAGATTAATTTCTAAAGGTAAATGTGGCGGACAAGAATGGCTAGATGTTATGCGTGCTTGCCATCAATTGGATATCACCACTTCTGCAACCATGATGTTTGGACATGTGGAAACAATTGAAGAACGTTTTGAACATTTAGTGTGGATTAGACAAGTACAAAGTGAAAAACCTGCTGAAGCAAACGGTTTCTTAGCATTTATTCCTTGGCCATTTCAAGATGATGGAACGTTATTAAAGAGATTAAGGGGCATCACTAATAATGTAACTGCTGATGAATATATCCGTATGATTGCGTTGAGCAGAATAATGTTGCCAAATGTTAAAAATATACAAGCGAGTTGGTTAACCGTTGGTAAAGCAACAGCTCAGTTGTGCTTGCATGCTGGAGCAAATGATTTTGGTTCAATTATGATTGAAGAAAATGTGGTTTCTGCAGCTGGTGCGCCACACAGGTTTACGGCAAATGGAATTCAGGAATCTATAAAAGCTGCAGGTTTTCAACCTCAACTACGCGGACAAAAATATAATTATCGAGATTTGCCAGAACAATTAGAAGAGCAGGTAATTACTTATTAA
- a CDS encoding pyrimidine/purine nucleoside phosphorylase, with amino-acid sequence MTISENNYFDGQVKSLGYQTPDGKSTIGIINPGVYEFGTVQQEIMHVIEGELTILLDGESAWKIITLGNSFTVDANSSFRVKSDVQTAYLCQYR; translated from the coding sequence ATGACAATATCAGAAAATAATTACTTTGATGGGCAAGTAAAATCTTTGGGCTACCAAACACCAGACGGTAAATCAACAATAGGAATTATAAATCCTGGAGTCTATGAATTTGGAACGGTACAACAAGAAATCATGCATGTTATTGAAGGAGAACTAACAATATTACTTGATGGAGAATCGGCTTGGAAAATTATTACTTTGGGCAATTCATTTACTGTTGATGCGAATTCATCTTTTAGAGTAAAATCTGATGTGCAAACAGCTTATTTATGTCAGTACAGATAG
- a CDS encoding M16 family metallopeptidase, with protein sequence MLNRQQAPDFKQVSTINFIHPVEKKLDNGTPVFTVYSGEQDLVRIEFVFDNVNWNLEKPLQAIAVSAMINNGTNKLTSKQIAEQIDFYGAFFQTEYSQDQSTVTVYSLNKHLASVLPIIKDVLSESQFPQHELDIYVQNQKQKMQVNLKKNDVLARKEFANALFGDSAYGVDIQAEHYDALKREDLISYFKAAYTPNNCTILVAGKFDETSFNLLNEIFGNSWEKSKAAKNKFTFSNIERQVVYKEKPESLQSAIRIGKLAITRKHEDFPGLQILNTVLGGYFGSRLMTNVREDKGYTYGIGSGISSLQDAGYLYIATEVGAEVCSAALAEIYKEIELLKNELVEKEELDLVRNYMLGSMLGSLENVFSHSDKFKNIHFAGLDYDYYQKYIQIVKTITAEEIKALANKYFQLDKFTEVVVGKK encoded by the coding sequence ATGCTAAATAGACAACAGGCGCCTGATTTTAAGCAGGTATCAACCATAAACTTTATTCATCCTGTAGAAAAAAAATTAGATAATGGTACGCCAGTTTTTACGGTTTATTCGGGCGAACAAGATTTAGTGCGCATAGAATTTGTTTTCGATAATGTAAACTGGAATTTAGAAAAACCATTACAAGCCATTGCAGTTAGTGCAATGATTAACAATGGAACAAATAAATTAACCTCGAAACAAATTGCGGAGCAGATAGATTTTTACGGAGCATTTTTCCAGACGGAATATTCACAAGATCAATCTACAGTTACCGTTTACAGCTTAAATAAACACCTTGCATCGGTTTTACCAATTATAAAAGATGTACTTTCTGAAAGTCAGTTCCCTCAGCATGAACTGGATATTTATGTTCAAAATCAGAAGCAGAAGATGCAGGTTAATCTGAAGAAAAATGATGTTTTAGCCCGTAAAGAATTTGCAAATGCACTTTTTGGCGATAGCGCTTATGGTGTAGATATCCAGGCGGAGCACTATGACGCATTAAAACGTGAAGATTTAATTTCATACTTCAAGGCCGCTTATACACCAAATAACTGCACCATTTTGGTTGCGGGTAAATTTGATGAAACAAGCTTTAATTTGCTTAACGAAATATTTGGTAACAGCTGGGAAAAAAGTAAGGCCGCTAAGAATAAGTTTACTTTTTCGAATATAGAACGACAAGTTGTTTATAAAGAAAAGCCTGAATCTTTACAATCTGCAATTAGAATTGGCAAATTGGCCATTACCCGGAAACATGAAGATTTCCCTGGATTACAGATTTTAAATACTGTTTTAGGTGGGTATTTTGGTTCCCGGTTAATGACTAATGTACGTGAGGATAAGGGCTACACTTATGGAATTGGTTCGGGAATTTCGTCCTTGCAAGATGCGGGATATTTATATATTGCTACAGAAGTTGGTGCCGAAGTTTGTTCAGCTGCGTTAGCAGAAATTTACAAGGAAATAGAGCTTTTGAAAAACGAATTAGTTGAAAAGGAAGAGCTTGATCTTGTTAGAAATTATATGTTGGGGTCTATGTTAGGAAGTTTAGAAAATGTTTTTTCTCATTCGGATAAATTTAAAAACATTCATTTCGCTGGATTAGACTATGATTATTATCAAAAATATATCCAAATCGTTAAAACAATAACCGCTGAAGAAATTAAAGCATTAGCTAATAAATATTTTCAGTTGGATAAATTTACTGAAGTTGTTGTAGGTAAAAAATAA
- a CDS encoding DUF3857 domain-containing protein, protein MRYLLGLSFTILSLGNVFSQGIYDVSKISDELKKDAIAVIRNEAQFFDIKSLGSAQYDYKTAITILNKAGDGFAEMEQGYDKFSTIYNIKATLYDASGKKVKDYKSSDIRDHSASDGFSLFEDNRVKSLNFVSNSYPYTIEYSYSQELKGLLYIPSWRDFKGFGVSVEKSTYSIQKYKGYKMRFLMSKNLRTDSSAVGEKIQYKWTSNNIPVIFSEPLNIGTDNFSSWIKAAPDDFEYDGSKGNFNNWKSFGSWLYNLNVGGNNLPVATKLLVKNLIKDAKTPKEKIRILYNHLQQNTRYVSVQLGIGGFRPILADKVAQVNYGNCKALSNYMKALLNEAGIASNLIVIGNDMPSLNVNYSSIGQANHMILCVPLEKDTTFLECTSQYDPMGFIGFNNSDRNVLMITENGGKIVHTPIYNSKDNYQIRKTSIVLDKDGSAKLSMKSIFGNAQFELNQSMLVLEPVEQRKRIINGSQIPVAELLGYKYEQLDKAVPIMTEEINFKTNSLLTKGGDKYFLILNQGNRKETVPQKVENRKTYFAVPFGYNDEDEINYTLPEGYNVEFIPKDISITSEFGNYSAKFASKDNKVIYTRTQTMNNKNYPPEKYNEFVEFSKKIYQADKLKAILAKN, encoded by the coding sequence ATGAGGTATTTATTAGGACTTTCGTTTACAATTTTATCTCTAGGTAATGTTTTTTCACAAGGAATTTATGATGTTTCCAAAATTTCTGATGAGCTTAAAAAAGATGCAATTGCTGTTATCAGAAATGAAGCGCAATTTTTCGATATAAAAAGCTTAGGCTCCGCCCAATATGATTATAAAACGGCCATTACAATTTTAAATAAAGCAGGTGATGGTTTTGCTGAGATGGAGCAAGGATATGATAAATTCTCAACAATTTATAACATTAAAGCGACGCTTTATGATGCTTCCGGCAAAAAAGTAAAAGATTACAAATCATCAGATATTAGAGATCATAGTGCTTCTGATGGTTTTTCTTTATTCGAAGATAATAGGGTTAAAAGCTTAAATTTTGTGAGTAACAGTTATCCATACACAATTGAATATAGTTATAGTCAAGAGTTAAAAGGTTTACTTTATATACCATCCTGGCGGGATTTTAAGGGTTTTGGTGTTTCAGTTGAAAAATCAACTTATAGCATTCAAAAGTATAAAGGTTATAAAATGAGGTTTTTAATGAGTAAAAACCTTCGAACAGATTCTTCTGCTGTTGGAGAAAAAATTCAGTATAAATGGACGAGTAATAATATACCTGTAATATTTAGCGAACCATTAAATATAGGAACTGATAATTTTTCTTCATGGATTAAGGCAGCACCTGATGATTTTGAATATGATGGATCAAAAGGAAATTTTAATAACTGGAAGAGTTTTGGATCTTGGCTTTATAACCTAAATGTTGGAGGCAATAATCTCCCAGTTGCTACTAAACTTTTGGTAAAAAATCTGATTAAAGACGCGAAAACACCTAAAGAAAAAATAAGAATTTTATATAATCATCTTCAACAAAATACTCGGTATGTTAGTGTTCAACTCGGCATTGGCGGATTCAGACCAATACTTGCAGATAAAGTTGCTCAGGTTAATTATGGTAATTGCAAAGCATTATCCAATTACATGAAAGCGTTATTAAACGAAGCCGGAATTGCTTCAAATCTTATTGTTATTGGAAATGATATGCCAAGCTTAAACGTAAATTATTCTAGTATTGGGCAGGCGAATCATATGATTTTATGTGTTCCACTCGAAAAGGATACCACATTTTTAGAATGCACCAGTCAATATGATCCAATGGGATTTATTGGCTTTAACAATTCAGATAGAAATGTATTAATGATTACAGAAAATGGCGGCAAGATTGTACACACGCCTATCTATAACTCGAAAGATAATTATCAGATTAGGAAAACAAGCATTGTTTTAGATAAAGATGGATCAGCAAAATTAAGTATGAAATCTATATTTGGAAATGCACAATTTGAATTAAACCAAAGCATGCTCGTACTAGAACCAGTTGAACAGCGAAAAAGAATCATCAATGGAAGCCAAATTCCAGTGGCAGAACTTTTGGGTTATAAATATGAACAATTGGATAAAGCCGTTCCTATTATGACAGAAGAGATTAATTTTAAAACCAATTCGTTATTGACTAAAGGCGGAGATAAATATTTCCTAATACTCAACCAAGGAAATCGAAAAGAAACAGTACCTCAAAAAGTTGAGAATCGAAAAACATATTTTGCCGTTCCGTTTGGCTATAACGACGAAGATGAGATTAATTATACTTTGCCAGAAGGTTACAATGTGGAGTTTATTCCAAAAGATATCAGTATCACTTCTGAATTTGGAAACTATTCGGCAAAATTTGCTTCGAAAGATAATAAAGTTATTTATACGCGTACCCAAACGATGAACAACAAAAATTATCCTCCAGAAAAGTACAATGAATTTGTAGAATTTAGCAAAAAAATATATCAGGCTGATAAACTCAAAGCTATCTTAGCTAAAAATTAA
- a CDS encoding ferritin-like domain-containing protein, with the protein MNIVNILEEIEKVDGEIYERLSPRRSAMKDFYSMGKKIALAAAPLALGSMFTKAYGQTLPAAVVNTLNFALSLEYLEYHFYNHALVAAPTLTIPSGAPLAAITTIRDHELAHVNLLKGALGTAARAEITYAMTDFTAGGTFPTVYSDYVTFLKVALGFEDTGVRAYKGQATVLKGLSVLTTALQIHSVEARHASHIRQMLASNGASIKPWITGSATQSNDTGVAAVDAVYAGENLDVQAGITITGINGTAVTRAAAVECFDEPLATADVVTIANLFLRTGFKL; encoded by the coding sequence ATGAATATCGTAAATATATTAGAAGAAATAGAAAAAGTTGATGGCGAGATCTATGAGAGATTAAGTCCTAGAAGATCAGCTATGAAAGATTTTTACTCAATGGGTAAAAAAATCGCTCTAGCAGCTGCTCCATTAGCTTTAGGTTCAATGTTTACTAAAGCTTATGGCCAAACCTTGCCAGCAGCAGTTGTAAATACATTAAACTTTGCATTATCATTAGAATATTTAGAGTACCATTTTTATAACCATGCACTAGTTGCAGCACCAACCTTGACTATTCCTTCAGGTGCTCCTTTAGCAGCAATTACAACCATTCGTGATCATGAATTAGCTCACGTAAATTTGTTAAAAGGTGCCTTGGGTACTGCAGCAAGAGCTGAAATTACTTATGCCATGACAGATTTTACTGCTGGTGGAACTTTCCCAACCGTATATTCTGATTATGTAACTTTCTTAAAAGTTGCTTTAGGATTCGAAGATACAGGTGTAAGAGCTTACAAAGGTCAGGCAACTGTGTTAAAAGGATTGTCAGTTTTAACAACTGCATTACAAATTCACTCGGTAGAGGCTCGTCACGCTTCACACATCCGTCAAATGTTGGCTTCAAACGGTGCTTCAATTAAACCTTGGATTACTGGTTCTGCAACCCAATCAAATGATACAGGTGTAGCTGCAGTTGATGCTGTTTATGCAGGAGAAAACTTAGATGTTCAAGCTGGAATTACCATCACTGGAATTAATGGTACTGCAGTAACAAGAGCTGCTGCTGTTGAATGTTTTGATGAGCCATTAGCAACTGCAGATGTAGTTACTATTGCAAACTTATTCTTAAGAACAGGATTTAAATTATAA
- a CDS encoding M16 family metallopeptidase, with product MVDFNRFTLANGLKVLVHEDATTPMAVLNILYDVGARDEDSEQTGFAHLFEHLMFGGSVNIPNYDEPLQRVGGENNAFTSNDITNYYITLPAENIETAFWLESDRMLSLAFSEKSLDTQKNVVSEEFKQRYLNQPYGDVWLKLRPLAYKKHSYRWATIGKELSHIENATIGDVKAFFKKHYTPQNAILVVGGNVKTEDVKKLAEKWFEPIPSGDKYNRNLVQEEIQTDSRQLTVKANVPLNAVYIAFKMPGRLSKDYYAFDLLSDILSSGKSSRLHNSLLKEQKLFSDINAYISSSLDPGLLIVEGKLVEGVTVAAGEAAIWAELNKLKTELVSETELTKVKNKVESVLVFSEMSLLDKAMNLAYYELLGDADLLNQESGEFLKVTADDIQRISNDTFSQNSSSTLYYLTEENAK from the coding sequence ATGGTAGATTTTAATCGTTTTACGCTTGCCAATGGGTTAAAGGTTTTAGTGCATGAAGATGCAACTACGCCAATGGCGGTTTTAAATATTTTATACGATGTGGGTGCTCGTGATGAAGACTCAGAACAAACGGGTTTTGCCCATTTATTTGAACATTTAATGTTCGGCGGGTCGGTAAATATTCCTAATTACGATGAGCCTTTGCAAAGAGTAGGCGGAGAAAACAATGCTTTTACAAGTAATGACATTACCAACTACTACATTACCCTGCCTGCAGAAAACATAGAAACTGCTTTTTGGCTGGAAAGTGATAGAATGTTGAGTTTGGCATTTTCTGAAAAGAGTTTAGATACGCAAAAAAACGTGGTAAGCGAAGAATTTAAGCAACGTTATCTTAATCAGCCTTATGGCGATGTTTGGCTAAAATTGCGTCCTTTGGCTTACAAAAAACATTCGTACCGTTGGGCAACAATTGGCAAGGAACTTTCTCACATTGAAAATGCAACCATAGGCGATGTTAAAGCATTTTTTAAGAAACATTATACGCCGCAAAATGCAATTTTAGTTGTTGGTGGAAATGTAAAAACTGAAGATGTTAAAAAACTTGCAGAAAAGTGGTTTGAACCGATTCCATCTGGCGATAAATACAACAGAAATCTTGTTCAGGAAGAGATTCAGACAGATTCTCGTCAGTTAACCGTGAAAGCAAATGTGCCATTAAATGCCGTTTATATTGCTTTTAAAATGCCTGGCAGATTGAGTAAAGATTACTACGCATTTGATCTTTTATCCGATATATTATCTAGCGGTAAATCTTCACGATTGCATAATAGTTTATTAAAAGAACAAAAATTGTTCAGTGATATTAACGCTTATATTTCAAGTAGTTTAGATCCGGGGTTATTGATTGTTGAGGGAAAGTTAGTCGAAGGAGTTACCGTAGCAGCCGGCGAAGCTGCAATTTGGGCCGAATTGAATAAGCTTAAAACAGAATTAGTTTCGGAAACTGAATTAACCAAAGTGAAAAATAAGGTAGAATCTGTTTTAGTATTCTCAGAAATGAGTTTGCTGGATAAAGCAATGAATTTGGCTTATTATGAATTATTGGGTGATGCTGATTTACTGAACCAAGAAAGTGGTGAATTTTTAAAAGTAACCGCAGATGACATTCAAAGAATATCGAATGATACTTTTAGTCAGAATTCATCATCAACATTATATTATTTAACTGAAGAAAATGCTAAATAG